TCTCCGCGGCTATAGACAGTTTATCGGTGGCTGCCTCTAACTTGTTATTACCATGGTTGATGTGCTATGTATATATAAGCAACCGAACTAATATTTAGCAGTGTGAGGCGCTCGCAGATGCAGGCGTCAGACTAGCCGTACGGCAGACTCCTCTAGCTAATAACTAGATTGTGTAATTTACCTTTATAACGTGTATAGAATATATCCTCTGAATGAACTTATCAAATTAACTGTTCCACTGTGTACAAGTGGTCGATCACCGGCCGAGCACAGGAATTAGTCTTAACGTCCAGCTCACCGCAATTTCGCCTcacaccaaatttttttttgattttcgacacattttttttttattttgttgagttattatttataataatctgcAATCTCGTAAGCACGGCACTGAGTTTTTCTGATGTGACAGTCTAAAACGCCAAGTCTAGATTTTTGTCTCGTCACAGTACGCTACACGAAAAGTGACGCGGCTCAAGCAAACAAATCGTACTCCGAACATTGCAGTTTGATACCTACGTAATGTCTATTAAACAATCGATTGAAACCGTTTCATAAATGTTCCAAAGAATATTGTCGCGGAATAAAATATTCTGTTGATTCCGATAagacattttccaaatattgttTCGGATGAAGTAAAAACATTGttctaaagataatattattaaacattattatgacaagcgaaaacataaaaaattatacttccTATGAAATAAGCAAGCCtgagcaagttaatgataatttttaattgcgttaagttaagttaatagaaaatattttaaaagtttaaagttaacagttaacctatttttttttaactcagttaagttaaaagttttatgaacattttcaattaacttattaactaaggttaagttattatttttttttttatctatatgtacattaaaaaaatgtataattaataatttaataatttaaaataataaaaatcaaaaatattattggacaCAGGATATAGCCAATATATGAGCGTAACTTCAttggatttaattaaaaaataacttatttatggtgaaaatatttaataattatataatgttcttGAGAATTGTACATTTGTGATTTCtatctatatcaatataataatataatatcatattacttattagttattactatttattaattattataattgttattattattacaatatgcccGTATTCTGCAGTATAGTATggtatatctttatatatacgatacaccTAAATGGCTATGGCTATTTGtacaattaagttatttttcttgaataattatggttaatggaacaattaatacatttaactatatttctagtttcctattctagtaaatggttatgtaatatgcatcattaataattatttttatttttattacttttactatttatttatttataaattaacttaacttgaatttgattaaaagtaactcgttattttttaagtttataccaattaaaataagttaagtaaaaaattaaatttaaaaaaattaagttaaaaagctaaaataattaacttaactttacctttataaaattataactcgtTTATGGGCGGCTTGGATATAAGTGCAAAaggtttttttataaagtaattaatttgtgCATATCTATGCTGATACATACCTACTgtgtatttgtacaatataatattttataacagttttacgttataataaataaaaagccgGTAAGTGGACGtccctctgctgtacagtaggttacaatggattgtattaaacttgaattcaatgatatgatatcattgtataagaaaaacgattttgagccgagacggtttgtcagtctggatattttatattgttactagCTGACCCGGCAATCGTTGTTTTGCcgaaaagttttattaaatattaagttgtcCCGGCGAACTTAACGCCTTCAGTTAAACTTTAGAgtgataataaaacatatagttcaagaatttatttattgatttatttgaattgAAACATAAATCAGTGGAGTGCCATATGATAAACCATGTTTTTCGTTTTGTTGTCTGGCGCAAAAACAAACAACGAAGACGGTTTACCAACACGCGAACAGGCAACGTACAGCTGACCGTGCGAAAACCATGAAAATTCTAAATTGGTCCCACAGGCTTCCAACGATTGGCCTTGCGATTTATTGATTGTCATCGCAAAAGCCAATCGAACGGGAAACTGAATCCGCTTGAATTGAAATGGAAGATCTGCAGGAATAATTGGAATTCGTGGGATTAGGACTTCCTCTCCTTTGAATTTGCCCTTGATGATTGTTGTTTGTATTACATTGTTCATCAGTTTCTTGACGGACAATCGCGTACCATTGCACAATGTAGGATGATTTAGATTCCGCAACATAATAATGATCGATCCCACCTTTAGCTGTAAATTATGCGGCGGAGTTCCTGGCACATCAAGCTAGTTCAAAAATTCTGACGGATAATCGGTCGCTTCATTTTCGTCGATCACGCTGTCAACGGATTTGTACGAACGCAAATCTCCATCgattttactttgaataatacaattaaagctATCGACGTCCTTATTCTTTGCTGCTAGTATTGCCCGTTCACTTATCCAATCAAgatgtttataattttcttcaatACGGGGGAACACTTTTGTAATTAGTTCCTCCTTCGACAAAGTGAACTCACAAACATTTTCCGGGAACGTTATTAATCCAGTCGAAACATCAACCGGTATTTGGCCATTAATACGATAGACAATGAACCGATATCAACACAGCAAAGATCTTTGTAGGCAATTGCGGAATCGTATTCAAAAGCAGCGCGATTCAAGGCTTCAATTTGTACTTCTTCTTCTACTATTAGGTACCATGTTGTCGAATTTGAGATGTTGTTTGTAAGGCGCTAACCTGTGTAATATGAGCTCGTCTCAATACATTTGCTTCTGCACGTTACCTTTGCGTTTATAACGgacattatcataaattattgcatTACGTGTACGTCGTCCAATGTTTGATCTTCTAATAGGAGGCATCAGTCAAGCAAAATATTCTCtccaaaaaataacaaagtcGTTTTTGATAAGTCCTATTGAAAAgaaaatactcaatatttaataatactctTGCATATTATAAGAAATGCAGGTTTTAAATAAGTGATTgctaattagtaaaataaaataaaattaaattaaattgtactcACGCAGTTTTTCTGGTAACACAAACAACGGAAGTTGGAAAATGAAGTCGTAATAATAaactttcttaattttaattcactaaacaaattagaaatttacaaacccatataacaaaataatgaacacaaaactataaaaaccaTAGATAGTGTATTAGCCAGTACATCGAGCTGATGTATTAATTATCATAGAGATGTCTACGTCTACCATAGAGTAAATAAAGACAACGGTATCGATTTCAAATCCCagacatcaatataatatatatttttcactttttctaCTTATTCGGttgactttttataaattttctttcataagaaccttttagtttttattttactataaataaaaaaaaacaaatttaaccatttttaaattagcctaatatacatacaaacattaatgtataatatatatatatatatttatatttaaaaaaaaatgataatagaaaTCAACAAAACCAATAACAACCAATATATAaaacactgttgcgccactatTGTATTCTTTACATCCAGATTTTCTACTtctccggtggattttcctaaatttttatttcgtacagtggcgtatccaggggaggggctgagggggctgcagccccccccccccgaaatgttaaaaattattttaatggtctatgatagtagctcaaaaagtcttaaattgtatttaaaatatttaaaaatgtacaatatgtattaacacttttcagctatctatttgtgctagtacgtatttaatgtgtaaaagtgtaaaagttgatcagcacctcccgaaaaaaaatcctggctacgccactgatttcgtaaaaaccttctccagacatcttaaaaaaaatttgagccaaatcggaccagccgttctcaatTGAAAcggaatcaaaaaaaaaaaaaaaaaataaacaaataaacaccattgtaaaaccactagcttcctcgctccgctcagaatctacagtaaaaaaaagacacatattattgtaaaatcaatacattcatcgctctgctcaaaatctaaaattcgaCGCATCAGAACAAACTAcactagtttaaaaaaaaaaaaaaaaaacaaaaccattCAGTAAATACCGGACTTGTTCATGGCCTGTGGCTAGCACTAggaatacataggtatttagaataatatgttgtataatttacGATATGGTTCAACGTccaactgaaataataataacgtacatACCCGTAGGCGTAGTAGACACACCATTATTGctcgtataaaaaaatctaattttacgACCACGGAACAATATCTAAAAACGCAATTACCCAAACACAATATCATGATCATCGTACATCTGGATGCGTTATTTTAcgaaagttaatttatattcttaaagATGAAACCGACTTAGGTATTGtgacattaaattatacatttgaaattgaAGCGCAtcaaatacacattattatcgtATGTATATGCACATCATTTTTTCTCGATCAGACGGAAATGATCATCATTAGGGTGATcgtattattaattctaatgaAGAATcggaaataaaaattgtaaatacaaaatttctGACGTTTATTACACGTtgtgagtatatattatgtataaacaataatataggtacaatgcatTCGAAGGTGACAGTGTATAGGACACACCTATCcacctattatacatataggtattacatattatattaataaatatgattatataattatagtaggtagataaaataaatagtgaacttcattaaaggtacaaaaataaatataaaattttaaaactaacaaaaatgaaaaaattatatatttgttatttatataataaattatttatttaataatatataggtactataatatagtttacctatattatagtacttagtTTACTACTTTTACTAGCTAGTCacactttaatactttatatgataattttgatCTTTCCGTGGAAATTCGATTGTTTTGTTTACCTATCGTACGAGTatatgcaaacaaaaaaaaaaaatcacacaaaaAAGTGTTAAATATAGGAATAgtttacagttatataataataaataatagttaggtacagtcgtgttaaaatatagaaaaatctaaacaaaatgttttgcgttatattatataaatatattgtattattataatagtattgtccGCGTGTATTGTTAGGATACAACTACTGTTTGTACTTCGAtatgtatcaatatatcatagatcataatatatagacataaacGTGTTACGTTATACTGGCGTGTTCGGGGGACaccgatttttatcaataaacgacgataaataaattcttaatattaggtaggtaaattaaaagtaaaagtacGCGGTGGTACATTATGtaatggaaaaaaatgaaattcatCTTCGGATTTATACTGAAACTAAagtttaaacgaaaaaataaataaatagtcgactcccgacaatattataatataatgtcataatattatcatgtaattcgtacaaaaattatattattataaagacggCGATTTGAACGCCGATGATCGCGATGTTCATGGATCATCCACGAATATCTGTGTAGCAGTCTTCACGTGGGGTCATCAGGCGTCAGCTTTTTTGGCGATTTCACGCACCACTTCCCTGTAAATGATCGGATCCAAATTTTTGCCCAGCATGTACAGCACCCACCAGTCACCCAATGACAATTTGTTCGTCACGGCTTTGGCCACGTCGTCGGTTATCAACCTGTAGTGGCGGTACCGCAAAGCGTTCTTCCTCGCAGTGGCGTTGTACATAATCAACACTCTAGAAAAAAACGAaaccaaacaaattattattatttaaccatcACACGAGATATCGTTATTTATTGCGGGAGACTATCTCGAAATGCTTACCAAATTTTTGGTGACCTTTTTCATACGAattgtctatactctataccaTACCAAATGCTATGCGCCTAgctatagattattaattaatatatcgaTACACGTGTATTGTCGATTGTTATATCGACTTccgtaatgtttaaaaatatgtataatgtattggtcaaaatattaactatgattttatattcaattagcTAATCAATTGacctattattcaatttatttaattataatgtaaagacGGCCTTTCATCCTACTGGATTACCTATCTATTGGAGGTGACTCCAGTAGCTACAAGAGGGTCAGTGGTCACTACCTAAAATAAGAGGCAATTCAAgtgaatgatatttttaaaacctggAAGTAATTCGAGtaacctttttaaaaaaaatgcatgcgTGGGCGGCAATAAATTCGAGGGTCACGCTATTCGTTTGCGCCCGTTTATTGACTGGCTGCAGGGTTGTCACAGGCATATTaccgtaatatttattatttttaatttatataggtactctaatataaaatatatgctacGCGACGTCTGCAGAGGTGTTTTCTATGTACGCGCTCTCCATTTCGGCCATCGAACCCCGCGGGAAGGGTTTCAACGCGTGAGAATAACCATCGAGAcctaaacaaaaacaaaatattcttcTCCACCGATTTCTTATTCCTACTAACCGCTTTTATATACATCGtgacattattatagtattattagcGTCGACTGAGCTGGTTATATTCTCTGCCACTATGCCGGGTAATcgaacgcgtacctatataatatattattattatgaattattatgatactgTGTATAATGTGCGGTAGATATACCATgataccttatataatataatatcttagcTGGTTTAGAAATcgaatggaaaatattaaagaGAAAATCTAAAACGGATTTCGTATAAGAGTTGTACCTGCTGATtggttgttttcaaaattattatataaaaaacatataaaaattcgAAATACGGTAAAAGTATATGGTacaaggtacataatattgtaagtaagTACCCTAGGTGCAGAGTAATGCGAATTTACGACTACGCTCGTTAATGTCTcttgcaaatatttattttatttttaccgagaaagttttaaaatatcagaTACATATCACAACAATATCGTTTCTTTATGATAAGTTAAAACTggtataaaaaatgtaggtatggaGTTGTACAGTTAGAACTCTTgatgatgtatatattttattcttgaaCAGATGATTAAAAGCGGTTTCATGATAAATACGCAATGCAAATCtcggtatttttaattaataacttttataattctaaacaGTGGttgaatatttaatcaatgattgCCTATTTGGACATTGTACCTACGCATAAACATTGATAATCAATGgtacaagtaaataatattcagtttCAAATTACAATTCAATGGCGTTAGTGACTTCAGAAGTGCAGACAGccatatttgtattacattatcgAGTACACTTGAGCTGAGTAGctttaagaaatttaatataacatatcgTACACTAAAttcacaacatattattatatactacaagTCAGTGCGTTACaacaacaaacaaacaaaattgtaaatatttaaccaTTTATTATGTCGACGATATGATAATTAAACGTATCGACgtcatataaaatcataataattatgctattatacaaactacaaagttaATAGAGTTAAGGcgatttcggttttgactttGTAAAAATCCTATTTATATCAAATCCATGGTATGTAGGTTAGGTATGTGTACACacgattaataaatacataagtactaataaaaatatttgaaacatttttaattaatttgtatactttttactttgttatgtgtaaaaaaaccaaaataaaaaattcttttagtagttacctataatataatatctgggtttatttaatttacgattaccattttatagttgtatcaaaaaaaatatctatatatctacATTGGAAATGTAGAATATTTACAACATCTAACCACAGCTACTAACCATactaataaactaggtatataatactcgTAATATTAATGCCAATACGAAtttctattcaatatttatttcgtCGTGACGCACActcgtttataataaataaacgatcattgaaataatataacactattgtataggtacctgtgACAGATCATTAAAACCAGCGCCACCAACAGCAGTAGATACCAAAACCATATGAATATGTAAGTCTTCTCGTTTACGATGTTTAGTGGCAACACGCATAGCGAATCGTGCTTTTGCATGGACCCGGAAGGTCCAAACTTGTGGAAAGTGCACTTAGTCACCCGGGGAAATATGAAGACCATCGGGTCCACACGATTGTCCTGGTGTTCGGTGGACATGCCGATGACGCGCAGCCCGTACGTAATGAACTCTCCACCGAAAAATCTGTTCATCCAATACACCTGCAGAACAATGTTGGCCAGGCACATGAACTCGCACATCCAATACTTGACTGCGTACCAGGTGTGtttctggaaaaaaaaacactaaattttagaacatttttaaattttttaaacgtGTAATTTGTGTTCAGATTTCTTTTTTCGTTGTTTGAAcagatttcattaaaaaatataaaatatactagattactaggtacttaattaaatcaatatttaatacaatttaagttttgttgacatttttttctccTCACAGTTATCGATAgacaatgtttttataatagacGTATCAAAACTGTTAATTTCTCGTTaaatattatagcaatttattataataggtacgtaatcaataatataaaatgtctcaTTAGATATGTGTAGACGTATAGCGCGACGTATAATAGCGGGGTCATATCCATATACGACTTGAATGAACAGACATCACGAtgacaatttaaatgtaatttagtaCCAGTCCGAAATTATAGCATATTAATGTTACTTATTAGGTCATACAAATGTCAAATCATATCCTAATGTATTTGCAAATGTATGTTTACTATACTCATGCAATATctgaaatatatcatattatatgcgaCAGGCGTAGTAACTGTACAGTAATAATTAAGAacataatagttatttagttaatagtttttagttattactatgTACCTACTGTTGTATACTTCAGTCAGTTCAAACCGtatctagatatttttttttttttgaaggggGATTCCAAAATAAGTGTTTTAGTCAATACTGAACTTAAGTTTTGGAATTTGGTTTAAAACAGACTACAAAATTTATTATGACCATTTATgactttgaaaatatgtatgttgATGATgtagacaattattttaaacatttataaaatgttgaagaCATTTTAGAAGGTTCTGAACCCACAGAGCCCACCCTCTCAAATATGacctttgaaatattaatatactacataGATGTACATCGAGTGTTTAGCGAAGTGAAAACCGTATTGCAGGTGTtaagatgatgatgatgatatatacattatatagttttataattattattattcctgtcCGGATAATAGGTATACGCGCAGATTAAATCAATATCTTATCCTACTAGATGGGTGGACCGTCATGATTCTATACTTGTTCTTGAATAGTTCAATTGAGCAACAAACCTAACGCAAACTGTAAGaacttagtttaatttatacttacccCGCCCCCCCACCCTAGCATAATCTTGACTACGCCTCTGAGCAAAGTTGTTGTACTGGTGTACCTACCCTGAAAAGTTTCTCTATCGATTTTTTCAGTATATTAGCCCAAAGTGCAAGGAAAACCTACAGAAATTACTATAGTCAAAGATGTGAAAAAAATGTCAGCTGAGAATTGATTTTCGAACGcgatgattaatatattataatacgtaatatgtattataatttatgattcttTCAAATATTTGAACATCGCGACATCTTCCTATACAGGACAGCACATATCACgatcatatcatatcatatcagaccgatcataataatatattattatatcgaaacCTGAACCGCGCACGGTGTAATGTCCAAATCGCTAAACAATTGTAAACGAAACGTTATCGTATACAGTTGTAACTTAAGTGTCAACAAAACAGTTACGTTACGGCACTGTTACCTTCACACCGTTTTGCGGGGAACAACGCTAACAACTCGTTAGTGCGTACGGAAAAAAATCGAATCGAGTTGTATAACTGCCGCTGAAGGCGTTTGTgtgacaaaactaaaaaatctacACACGCGTCCAACcatttcaacataatatctatttaggTTTAGATTGTGTTTGAAAcatgtattatatgttataataatataatatatcaactgcGACCGCAGAATGCAAATTGCCGAAAATTAACAATTGGTCGATAAATAGCCGAAATCTCACTCGTTAACCGACCGTCTAATATATTGTgcacaaaaattacaatttttttctcgtaATTCACCCACTAATAATACACGAACTTCTGCTGCAATGACTTGTCCGCGCGTACCTGTATATACTGTTTTAGGCTCGCgtcattgtataaatattaggtatatattatttacctcgCGTTTTACACGCCCTATAGGACGAGATACGCATTTTGTACGGCGACCTCTCTTAAATTTCGACAAGAATGCCTATGTTACagatcacaattattattattattagtgagtCAAATTATAGTCCACGAAAACTTGAATAAACGCGACACACTGTACCACGAGCTCTTCGAAGTCTATAAACCATACTTATGGGCAGacatatatatgtgtaatatgtgTCGTACGCGTTTGTGTTCTCTTGATTTCTGTATAATTATCGTGTTGATATACTGTTGGTAATTGCtggtacataggtatacatcataattattatgttaaacgtTACGTAGGCGTTCATATACAAAATGCGTATTCTCTccataggttataatattatattattataatgtatctttTTACGGTTTCGttggtttgaatattatttgaataacttCCACGCAgcagctatatatataatatatgaatatgcaCAGCGGAAACACACGATAccacaaattgtatttattttcaacgctcaatattataataataatagaccgAACAAAGAAATGTCGACGGCGGTGTGTTTTTGTAATGTTCTATAGATTACGATGATTATTGAATCAGTAATATAACATCGCAGCTGAGGTTAGAGTTCGTAGATCAACGCACAGAACAAACATTAACGATTCAAACaataatacactataggtacaaagtattatttaaataatagcatGCCGGTCTATTGTAGGTTGAGAAATGCATATGCTTAAGACTCGAGCCACTTAGAAAATGTCATAATTCCGATGTGGCGACGTCACGTGAAcgttaaaaatcgatttcgtCGCACATCTAACCGCTCAATTCGACAACACGCATTTTGTTGTATgccaacaattataatattatgtttcgatGAAATCTATATATTTGCCGcaattaaatgaaaacaaaatccCTGACAATGCCAAATTGAAAACGACGAACGAGAtagtttattaacaatatattatacggccaCGGTTCTCACTAATCCAAATGAATcactatataatcatattacagCTCTgtgtacacaaaatatatatagtataataattaataatattagatgatTAAAATTAGGAATACGATATCTTATTTACCATATTCTTCGGCGTACAATTACatgtacttactatttttttaagtttttactataaaaatatggatTTTACGTTGTATaccaatacctatatacatttgaatgttatactcatatcatattatttttatgatttatacttcattgttaatgatattttgttataaaatgtttatttataaattcttttaaattcaaattttttgtgATGAAAACTACAAATTTTCTTAGGCTAGACCACTAAGCTTATACGAAACGTACCAGTGTTGTATTTTATCGGTTTTGACTATCGTctgattaaaaaatacaaaaataatggttttgtcTGCATGTACATAAAATGTCTAAACAACGAAACGGTTTcttttcgttattataatacgttaccAATAAGGTTTGCCAACCGCACAACTATGTacaccatttatatatatatag
This portion of the Acyrthosiphon pisum isolate AL4f chromosome A1, pea_aphid_22Mar2018_4r6ur, whole genome shotgun sequence genome encodes:
- the LOC100163012 gene encoding innexin inx1, whose translation is MLKLLGGLKEFVKRQPVTIDGTVFRVHVTFTTVVLLACSIMVTATQYVGNPIQCIVDGLPTRPVNTYCWITSTFTMPDAFLREQGVGAAHPGVGPENGEPPKYYTYYQWVCFALFLQAMLCYFPKWIWDMQEGALMTTLVMGLQFGLGNEKEREKQKKILIHYMLTHIRKHTWYAVKYWMCEFMCLANIVLQVYWMNRFFGGEFITYGLRVIGMSTEHQDNRVDPMVFIFPRVTKCTFHKFGPSGSMQKHDSLCVLPLNIVNEKTYIFIWFWYLLLLVALVLMICHRVLIMYNATARKNALRYRHYRLITDDVAKAVTNKLSLGDWWVLYMLGKNLDPIIYREVVREIAKKADA